The segment AACCATTATTCGTCGAGGTTGACCTGATAGGTATTTTTTTGCAATTTTCCGCCAGAGAGGCGGATCCGCCTTTGGCGGAGAATTTTAACCGTTACCTCTTAGAATATTGGAATTTCTTGCGGGCCTTCTTCTGGCCGTACTTTTTGCGCTCTTTCATGCGGGAATCCCTCGTAAGTACGCCGGCTACTTTAAGCGATTTCTTTATGGAAGGATCCACTTTTACCGCTGCTCGCGCTAGGCCCAGGCGCAATGCGCCTGCTTGGCCGCTCTTGCCGCCGCCTTTGATGTTGGCCCTAATATCGTATTTACGCAAAAGTTCCGCCAGATCAAATATCTTCCTGATGGTGATACGCTGTGCCTCTGTAGGAAAATATGCGTCAAGCGTAAGGCCGTTGGCCTCTATATTCCCCGTACCCGGAGTCAAGAAGACTCTTGCGACTGCCTCTTTTCTTCTTCCTAGCGAGTTAATGACTTCTTTCATTTCTGCCTTTTCTTTATTATGCCGTTATCTCTTTCGCTTTTTTCGGAAGTTCGGGTTTTTCGGAAGCTGTATAAAGCCTGAGCTTGCGCAGCATCTTCTCTCCGAGACGCGTATGCGGCAGCATCCTCTTCACCGCAAGGCGCATTATATCCTTTGGCTTCCTCACGAGCATCGTCTCGAAGTTCCGTTCCTTTAAGCCGCCGGGATAACCGGAATAACTTGCGTAGATCTTCTCTGTAGATTTTTTGCCCGTAACCTTTATCTTATCGGCATTTACGACAATTACGAAGTCCCCCGTATCCACATGTGGGGTATATATGACCTTATGCTTGCCGGCCAATATCGAAGCTATGCGCGTTGCGAGCCTTCCGAGTACTTTGCCTTCGGCATTAGCCACAAAATAGTCTCTTTTTACGTCTTTAGCTTTAGCTGAATATGTCTTCATAAGAAATGGAATAGTAACATATTGTCACTTTTTTGTCAAGCATATTTTACATTAAGCAGACATAGCCCTTTTGCCGGGGCAGTCGGGCCCGCCAGCCTTCTATCCTTCTTTTTCAATATATGGCGCGCGCTTCCGGAAGGAAACCTGCCCCTACCCGCTTCTATCAAAGTCCCCGCAATATTGCGCGCCATATTATAGAGGAAACCGTCCGCTTCTATTATTATCTCTATAAGACCTTTTTTGGATCTTATCTCCAGGCGCTTTACCGTCCTTATGCTATTCTTCCTTTGGCCGCCATCGCTTCCTTTATAGGCCGATTTGAATGAGGAAAAGTTATGCCTGCCGATCAGCGCCTTTGCTTCCTTCCGCATCAAAGAAAAATTGAGCGGCTGCTTAAAATGATATGCATATTTTCTCAGAAATGGCGAAATATGTTCGCTATTGCATATAAGATAGCGGTAGGTTTTGGATAGCGCATCGTACTGAGAGTTAAAATCACCTCTCACTTCCTCGGCTTCCTTTATGACTATATCAGGAGGCGTAAGTGAATTAAGCGCTTTTTTAATCCGGGCGCTCGTCAGTTTGGCAGATGACCGAAAATTCGCTGTGTGATTTTCCGCGTGAACTCCGCTATCCGTCCTGCTCGAGGAAATCAACCTTACTCTTTCGCCCAATAAATCAAAGAGAGCGCCCTCAAGGACGCCCTGTATAGTTTTTACTCTTCCACCTTTTCGCTTCTGGTCTTTATGCTGTATCTGCCAGCCGTTGTAATCAGTGCCGTCGTATTCGATGGTGAGTTTTATATTTCTCAAAGCAATTCTGCAATTTGTATCGCGTTCAGCGCGGCGCCTTTTCGCAGGTTATCGGCAACGATCCAGAGATTAAGCCCGTTCTTAACGGATTCATCCTCTCTTATCCTGCCGACAAATGTCTCGTCCCTGCCCTCTGCATCCAGAGGCATGGGGTATAAACCCTTCTTCGGGTCATCTATAACGATAACCCCGGGCGCTGACTTGAGTATATTCCGCGCCTCAGCGGCAGTTATCTTCTTCTCGGTCTCTATATTTACGCTTTCTGAATGGGCATAAAATACCGGCACTCTTATGGCGGTGGCGGTAACATTTATCGAATCATCGCCCATTATCTTCCTCGTCTCGTGGAGCATCTTCATCTCTTCCTTGGTATAGGCATTGTCCAAAAATACGTCTATTTGCGGAATAAGATTGAACGCTGTCTGGTAAGGAAATTCCCTGATATTCTCTTTCGGCACATTATGCTTATTGATCTTATGCGCCGAAGAATCTTTAGCTATTTCTCTTGCCTGCTCAAACATCTCGAGGATCTTCTTTTGGCCGGCACCCGAAACCGACTGATAGGTGGAGACGACTATTCTCTTTATCTTAGAGACTTTATGAAGCGGGTACAGCGCTACCACCATCTGAATGGTAGAGCAGTTAGGATTTGCTATTATACCCTTGTGCTTCTTTGCGTCCTGCGGGTTTACTTCCGGCACCACCAAAGGCACATTCTTATCCATGCGAAATGCGCTGGAATTATCCACGCACACGGCACCCGCTCTTACGGCACTCGGCAGGAACTCAAGGCTCCTTGATGCTCCCGCGCTCGCCAATACCAACTCCACACCTTTGAAAGAATCGTGAGTCAATACCCGAACGGGATATTTCTTGCCCTTAAAAGTAATATCTTTGCCTTTGGAACGTTCTGAGGCCAGAAACTTTATTTCTTTTACCGGAAAATTACGCTCTTCAAGTATTTCAATAAACTTCTGTCCCACAGCCCCCGTGGCCCCCATTATCGCCAAGTTCCATTGCTTGGACATATGTTTTTCTCCATCACTTGACGCGGGACACGTTCCTCGCAATCTGGCAAATCTAACCAGGTTAGAATTGCCAGATTAGTACCACGGAACATGTCCCGCCGAGTAGCTTTACAACCAGACCTATCGCTTTTGGTTACGGCTTCTACGGCTTTACAAATTCTTCACAACAAGGTCCCCGACTTCTGTCGTGCTGTAGCCCATCTTGCCGGCGGACATGCTCTTCATCATAGTCGTAACTTTCATAACCGACTTTTCTATCATCTCGGCCGCCTTGTCTT is part of the Candidatus Omnitrophota bacterium genome and harbors:
- the rpsI gene encoding 30S ribosomal protein S9, which translates into the protein MKEVINSLGRRKEAVARVFLTPGTGNIEANGLTLDAYFPTEAQRITIRKIFDLAELLRKYDIRANIKGGGKSGQAGALRLGLARAAVKVDPSIKKSLKVAGVLTRDSRMKERKKYGQKKARKKFQYSKR
- a CDS encoding aspartate-semialdehyde dehydrogenase; the protein is MSKQWNLAIMGATGAVGQKFIEILEERNFPVKEIKFLASERSKGKDITFKGKKYPVRVLTHDSFKGVELVLASAGASRSLEFLPSAVRAGAVCVDNSSAFRMDKNVPLVVPEVNPQDAKKHKGIIANPNCSTIQMVVALYPLHKVSKIKRIVVSTYQSVSGAGQKKILEMFEQAREIAKDSSAHKINKHNVPKENIREFPYQTAFNLIPQIDVFLDNAYTKEEMKMLHETRKIMGDDSINVTATAIRVPVFYAHSESVNIETEKKITAAEARNILKSAPGVIVIDDPKKGLYPMPLDAEGRDETFVGRIREDESVKNGLNLWIVADNLRKGAALNAIQIAELL
- the rplM gene encoding 50S ribosomal protein L13 — protein: MKTYSAKAKDVKRDYFVANAEGKVLGRLATRIASILAGKHKVIYTPHVDTGDFVIVVNADKIKVTGKKSTEKIYASYSGYPGGLKERNFETMLVRKPKDIMRLAVKRMLPHTRLGEKMLRKLRLYTASEKPELPKKAKEITA
- the truA gene encoding tRNA pseudouridine(38-40) synthase TruA, producing the protein MRNIKLTIEYDGTDYNGWQIQHKDQKRKGGRVKTIQGVLEGALFDLLGERVRLISSSRTDSGVHAENHTANFRSSAKLTSARIKKALNSLTPPDIVIKEAEEVRGDFNSQYDALSKTYRYLICNSEHISPFLRKYAYHFKQPLNFSLMRKEAKALIGRHNFSSFKSAYKGSDGGQRKNSIRTVKRLEIRSKKGLIEIIIEADGFLYNMARNIAGTLIEAGRGRFPSGSARHILKKKDRRLAGPTAPAKGLCLLNVKYA